A window of Caldanaerobius fijiensis DSM 17918 contains these coding sequences:
- a CDS encoding carboxymuconolactone decarboxylase family protein, producing the protein MSNSIKLISDEEATPEVKAIFEQVKSQMGFVPPTIRAMANKPDYLKLYVQKVNLIMGSGKIDRKSKILIALAISTLNNCEMCITQYTKMAKESGITDEELVELMSIIDLVGGTNHFNNGMMIKP; encoded by the coding sequence ATGTCCAATAGTATTAAACTTATAAGCGATGAAGAAGCAACACCAGAGGTAAAAGCAATTTTTGAACAGGTAAAATCTCAAATGGGCTTTGTCCCTCCTACAATACGTGCTATGGCAAACAAGCCAGATTATCTAAAATTATACGTGCAAAAGGTAAATCTTATCATGGGATCAGGAAAAATCGATAGAAAGTCCAAGATACTCATAGCATTAGCTATATCCACCCTTAATAACTGCGAGATGTGCATAACTCAATATACAAAAATGGCTAAAGAATCTGGTATTACCGATGAGGAATTAGTTGAATTAATGTCCATTATAGATCTGGTCGGTGGCACAAATCATTTTAATAACGGTATGATGATAAAACCTTGA